From a single Leptospira levettii genomic region:
- a CDS encoding ATP-binding protein, producing MAPTLNLYSFFYFGLSLVSGIAYIYFRSRKEELTPSFRGLLIPLLSLFYWSVAWSICNSFLSHLTAYVFVFLKNPAILVLGVSTSELAFRFQEDLFPRWRKWSLRIQTGLALFAGLGNGIGFFFREIRFDPKMEFYVPVQSSENTLIQFSILCIAITLCLVLVNTLVALFTKYNRLDGSKKRATGGFILAILGILSLAFADILVDLNYVSKPTYLFVLTNLTIIIMTILVLVSLNQDTVPSTVGFKIMTFNLTILYLILSIVANFLFNRFRIDIQNEMSREKHNIKTQLELGNIYPFVYLSDLVIDMQEKNFRINKIEFSENQIDTLQNRIPSYEFFKLDTFSNDPNGIYWTSDFFAKNHHFLVAIPYIEYRGKVHQTVVWLIITLLFSIFTIFMLYPVLHKTSIVYPLTRLLSGIRRMQSGDLFVSVEVSSKDEIGELSKSFNEMISIVREARFQLEQKIEERTVSLNNTILELRDTQEQLLHAERMSTLGKIAASVAHEINNPLAAIKGSIQFIKDSQFSDDSDKRSPLEIQADALIESFKNQKRSEVTSRFKRKRELTHFFRSKQVSDPISLADTCFDFHMEEIPTPFLSLFDTKEGIEAFQSRLNEHVIRFHLGIIETAVERASKIVFALKHHSYQGPKDNQKELSLREGIESVLSMYSKSWKPHVDLEWNCEGDPMVFGHADELVQVWTNLVYNSFQACPSENGKISISLKTTDSEAVVRIEDNGKGIPEDILPRIFEPFFTTKELGMGTGLGLSIVQKIIENHQGTIQVHSQPGKTLFTIHLPLANT from the coding sequence TTGGCACCAACTCTCAACCTTTACAGTTTCTTCTATTTCGGACTCAGTTTGGTGAGTGGGATTGCCTATATTTACTTTCGTTCGAGAAAAGAGGAACTGACCCCCAGTTTTCGAGGATTACTCATCCCCCTCCTCAGTTTGTTTTATTGGTCCGTTGCCTGGTCGATTTGTAATTCGTTCTTAAGCCACCTCACTGCCTATGTATTTGTTTTTCTGAAAAATCCAGCCATTCTTGTACTGGGTGTTTCTACTTCAGAGTTAGCGTTTCGGTTCCAAGAAGACTTGTTCCCACGTTGGCGTAAATGGAGTTTGCGGATCCAAACAGGACTTGCCTTATTTGCAGGTTTGGGGAATGGAATCGGTTTCTTTTTTCGTGAAATTCGTTTCGATCCTAAAATGGAATTTTATGTTCCCGTTCAATCATCAGAAAACACATTGATCCAATTTTCCATTTTATGCATTGCAATTACTCTCTGTTTGGTTCTTGTAAATACTTTAGTTGCCCTATTCACAAAATACAATCGATTAGATGGTTCTAAAAAAAGAGCAACTGGTGGATTTATCTTAGCAATCTTAGGAATCCTTTCTTTAGCATTTGCCGACATTCTTGTAGATCTCAATTATGTGAGTAAACCTACTTATTTATTTGTTCTGACCAATCTTACGATCATCATCATGACCATTCTTGTTTTGGTTTCACTCAACCAAGACACTGTTCCTTCAACTGTTGGATTTAAAATTATGACTTTTAATCTAACAATCTTGTACCTCATTCTTTCCATTGTTGCAAATTTTTTATTCAATCGTTTCCGTATCGACATTCAAAACGAAATGAGTAGAGAAAAACATAATATCAAAACCCAATTAGAACTTGGGAACATTTATCCTTTTGTATATTTATCTGACCTCGTCATTGACATGCAGGAAAAAAACTTTCGTATCAATAAAATTGAATTCTCGGAAAACCAAATAGATACCTTACAAAATAGAATTCCTTCCTATGAATTTTTTAAATTGGACACATTCAGCAATGACCCTAACGGAATTTATTGGACTTCTGATTTTTTTGCAAAAAACCATCACTTTTTAGTCGCTATCCCTTATATTGAGTATCGAGGCAAGGTTCACCAAACTGTTGTATGGTTAATCATAACGCTCCTTTTTTCAATTTTTACAATCTTTATGTTATACCCAGTCTTACATAAAACTAGTATTGTTTACCCTTTAACAAGACTCCTTTCTGGGATCAGAAGGATGCAATCAGGTGATTTATTTGTTTCAGTAGAAGTTTCCAGTAAGGATGAAATTGGGGAACTATCAAAAAGTTTTAATGAAATGATTTCGATTGTTAGAGAAGCAAGATTCCAACTCGAACAAAAAATTGAAGAACGAACCGTATCTCTCAATAATACAATTTTAGAATTACGAGATACCCAGGAACAACTGTTACATGCAGAGAGAATGTCCACATTGGGTAAAATCGCGGCAAGTGTAGCACATGAAATCAATAACCCACTCGCTGCCATCAAAGGGAGTATTCAATTCATAAAGGATAGTCAATTTTCAGATGACTCAGACAAACGTTCTCCATTGGAAATCCAAGCAGATGCACTCATTGAAAGTTTTAAAAATCAAAAACGTTCGGAAGTCACTTCCCGATTCAAACGAAAACGAGAACTCACTCATTTTTTTAGATCAAAACAAGTTTCCGATCCAATCTCTCTTGCCGATACCTGTTTCGATTTTCATATGGAAGAGATACCAACTCCCTTTTTATCTTTATTTGACACAAAAGAAGGGATCGAAGCCTTCCAATCAAGACTCAACGAACATGTGATCCGATTCCATTTAGGAATCATTGAAACTGCAGTCGAACGTGCCTCAAAAATCGTATTCGCATTAAAACACCACTCCTACCAAGGACCGAAAGACAACCAAAAAGAATTGTCCTTGAGAGAAGGCATCGAGTCAGTTTTGAGCATGTATTCCAAAAGTTGGAAACCCCATGTGGACTTGGAATGGAATTGTGAAGGGGATCCAATGGTATTTGGGCATGCCGACGAACTTGTACAAGTTTGGACCAATTTGGTCTATAATTCCTTCCAAGCCTGCCCGAGTGAAAATGGTAAAATTTCCATCAGCCTCAAAACTACCGATTCTGAAGCTGTGGTAAGGATCGAGGATAATGGAAAGGGAATTCCCGAAGACATCTTACCTCGGATTTTCGAACCATTTTTTACAACCAAAGAGCTGGGAATGGGCACGGGACTCGGTTTGTCCATCGTCCAAAAAATCATCGAAAACCACCAAGGGACAATCCAAGTCCATAGCCAACCAGGGAAAACCCTCTTCACCATCCACCTCCCCCTAGCAAATACCTAG